The following are encoded in a window of Chryseobacterium sp. genomic DNA:
- the infB gene encoding translation initiation factor IF-2: MPKIRLNKALKEFNISMSRLVEFLQGQGFAVDENPNAQLDEAAYGALKAEFMKDSEQRKASHEVVMAKVPEEKLVAEEKAPEVIKARASVRPEARILGKIDLNPKKPEAPAEKPAPAPETPVQKEEPKQETPAVIERQEFKILDKIDLSQIESGKPRSSKKEQQKPEPAKAAEEKKETPKPTEAPKAETPVAEATNAADTETPSVPAIQESENLGDNKIETVYQKLDGPKILKQTVDLSQFNKPKSQGANSAGAKKKRKRIEKPNPAGGTQSGSGGAGGQGNRPGGQGNRPPGNRPPHQGGNKPGGSRRGADRVMPVELTDEQVKNQIRETLEKLTNKGGKSKGSKYRKEKRTYRREQDELQEQIDAADRTLKVTEFITVGELASLMNVSPTEVISACFSLGVMVTMNQRLEADTLLLVADEFGYKIEFSDADIEESAAEEEADAEEDLVPRAPIVTVMGHVDHGKTSLLDYVRKTNVIAGESGGITQHIGAYNVQLENGQKITFLDTPGHEAFTAMRARGAQVTDIAIIVIAADDDVMPQTKEAISHSQAAGVPMIIALNKVDKPNSNPDNIRQQLSGMNILVEEWGGNVQSQEVSAKFGNNMDALLEKVLLQAEILELKANPNKNAQGVVIEASLDKGRGYVATILVQSGTLKVGDYVLAGKNHGKVKAMLDERGKPMQSAGPSMPVTILGLDGAPGAGDKFRVFDDEGEAKTIATKREQLQRELSIRTKKHTTLEELGRRIALGEFKELNIILKGDVDGSVEALSDQLQRLSTEEISINILHQGVGPITESDVNLATASDAIIIGFNVRAGANAKELADKEEIEIRTYSVIYAAIEEVKEAMEGMLSPEIKEQVVGNVEIREVFKISKVGSIAGCMVLSGKVGRNSKIRLLRDGIVKFDGELESLKRFKDDVKEVTKGYECGLNLKGYNDIEVGDILEVYEEVAVKKKLK, encoded by the coding sequence ATGCCAAAAATTAGATTAAATAAAGCGTTAAAGGAATTCAATATTTCAATGTCGAGACTTGTGGAGTTTCTGCAGGGGCAAGGCTTTGCTGTAGATGAAAATCCTAACGCTCAACTGGATGAAGCGGCATATGGAGCACTGAAGGCAGAGTTCATGAAGGACAGTGAGCAGCGTAAAGCTTCGCATGAAGTGGTTATGGCCAAAGTTCCTGAGGAAAAGCTGGTCGCGGAAGAGAAAGCACCGGAAGTGATTAAAGCGAGAGCTTCCGTAAGACCGGAAGCCAGGATCTTAGGTAAGATTGACCTTAACCCAAAGAAACCTGAAGCTCCTGCGGAAAAGCCGGCGCCGGCTCCGGAAACACCTGTGCAGAAAGAAGAGCCTAAACAGGAGACTCCAGCTGTGATTGAAAGGCAGGAATTCAAGATTCTTGACAAAATTGATCTGTCGCAGATAGAAAGCGGAAAACCGCGCTCATCCAAAAAGGAGCAACAAAAGCCAGAACCTGCCAAAGCGGCAGAGGAAAAGAAGGAAACTCCAAAACCCACAGAAGCCCCCAAAGCGGAAACTCCCGTGGCTGAAGCAACTAATGCAGCAGATACAGAGACACCGTCGGTACCTGCAATTCAGGAATCTGAAAACTTAGGCGATAATAAAATTGAAACCGTATACCAAAAACTGGATGGTCCTAAAATCTTAAAGCAGACTGTAGACCTGTCCCAGTTCAATAAGCCTAAATCTCAGGGAGCCAACAGCGCTGGTGCCAAAAAGAAAAGAAAACGTATTGAAAAGCCAAATCCTGCCGGTGGGACTCAGTCCGGTAGCGGAGGTGCTGGAGGGCAGGGTAACAGACCCGGCGGTCAGGGTAACCGTCCGCCAGGCAACCGTCCACCACATCAGGGCGGCAATAAGCCGGGAGGCTCCAGACGAGGTGCAGACCGCGTAATGCCGGTTGAGCTTACTGATGAGCAGGTGAAAAACCAAATCAGGGAGACTCTGGAGAAGCTGACCAACAAAGGCGGCAAATCCAAAGGCTCCAAATACAGAAAAGAAAAACGGACTTACAGAAGGGAGCAGGACGAACTGCAGGAGCAGATTGATGCTGCAGACCGCACCCTGAAGGTGACCGAGTTTATAACCGTGGGCGAACTTGCAAGCTTGATGAACGTAAGTCCGACTGAAGTTATTTCAGCGTGTTTCTCACTTGGCGTAATGGTAACAATGAATCAGCGTCTGGAAGCAGATACGCTCTTGCTTGTTGCTGATGAATTTGGTTATAAAATCGAATTTTCCGATGCAGATATTGAAGAATCAGCTGCTGAGGAAGAAGCTGATGCAGAAGAAGATCTGGTACCGCGTGCGCCTATTGTAACAGTAATGGGTCACGTAGACCACGGTAAGACCTCGTTACTGGATTACGTAAGGAAAACCAACGTAATCGCAGGCGAGTCAGGTGGTATTACCCAGCACATCGGAGCTTATAATGTACAGCTTGAGAACGGTCAGAAAATAACCTTCCTTGATACTCCGGGGCACGAAGCCTTTACCGCGATGAGAGCCAGGGGTGCACAGGTTACCGATATTGCTATTATCGTAATTGCTGCTGATGATGATGTGATGCCACAAACGAAGGAGGCGATTTCTCACTCCCAGGCTGCAGGGGTACCGATGATTATTGCACTGAACAAAGTGGATAAACCAAATTCCAATCCCGACAATATACGTCAGCAACTTTCCGGAATGAATATCCTTGTAGAAGAATGGGGTGGTAACGTACAGTCTCAGGAGGTGTCTGCCAAATTTGGTAACAATATGGACGCATTGCTGGAAAAAGTACTTCTGCAGGCAGAAATTCTTGAACTGAAAGCCAATCCAAATAAAAATGCACAGGGTGTCGTAATTGAAGCGTCGCTGGATAAAGGCCGCGGATATGTAGCAACAATTCTGGTTCAAAGCGGAACACTGAAGGTGGGCGATTACGTTCTGGCGGGTAAAAACCATGGAAAAGTAAAAGCCATGCTGGACGAAAGAGGTAAACCAATGCAGTCCGCAGGTCCGTCAATGCCTGTAACGATACTTGGCCTGGACGGTGCTCCGGGAGCAGGTGACAAATTCAGGGTATTTGATGATGAAGGTGAAGCCAAAACTATCGCAACCAAGCGTGAGCAGCTTCAGCGTGAACTTTCTATCCGTACCAAAAAGCATACAACACTGGAAGAACTGGGCAGAAGAATTGCGCTGGGCGAATTCAAGGAGCTTAATATTATCCTGAAAGGGGACGTGGATGGATCTGTGGAAGCTCTTTCAGATCAGTTGCAGCGTCTTTCAACCGAGGAAATCAGTATTAATATACTGCATCAGGGTGTAGGACCAATCACCGAATCCGATGTAAACCTTGCCACAGCCTCCGATGCCATCATCATTGGATTTAACGTTCGTGCCGGAGCAAATGCGAAAGAACTTGCGGATAAAGAAGAAATTGAAATCCGTACTTACTCCGTGATCTATGCTGCTATTGAAGAAGTAAAAGAGGCAATGGAAGGAATGCTTTCACCGGAGATTAAGGAACAGGTGGTAGGTAATGTGGAAATCCGTGAGGTATTCAAGATATCTAAGGTCGGAAGCATCGCCGGGTGTATGGTTCTCAGCGGAAAAGTAGGACGTAATTCAAAAATCCGCCTGCTTCGCGACGGTATCGTGAAATTTGACGGCGAGCTGGAGAGTTTAAAGCGTTTCAAAGACGATGTAAAGGAAGTAACAAAAGGTTACGAATGTGGTCTGAACCTGAAAGGGTACAACGACATTGAAGTTGGAGATATACTTGAAGTCTACGAGGAAGTAGCCGTGAAAAAAAAGCTTAAATAA
- a CDS encoding putative porin: MRYLFFLALLFSNLYASQVVNKTDSNRVKPADTLVIDSGTRDSLKIFKPTIQDYKSFTQFSEKQVIDTVLSGEKTYVFTQWNNRDNFGRIQFANIGAGFNPLVYELNPEQNLTLLPENKSFGFLGIKDIRYYDVKTPTTTFIYHNAMRNGAALNSTYTQNIGNNFNFALEYMGLRSQGIYSNSLAANNNTVFSGHYISDNLKYEAFAHFIHQNVNNQEYGGIANEELFRSDADAYDNRANVEVTLQGVTSQFSARRYYFSHQFAPFDPVKYPFKIRHTIYHQGNKYRFSQDALQDFFYDTPSGLVPGFSLSTGKFSNNLSNTVSLVLDNERFRIDAGVRHQLMTLGVTEPLNLADLSVPSEIRENRIGAVGNLGVDLWDRIALNSFLEVSRGEQFGNYLQSRNQFRFEPVEGYFVNAKVNFQSAAPSFNYHLNTSPYKAYNFYAGDLKNQNVLEIGGNVNLKWFETQVFANYFRIDNYTYFRAAVPQQSDTPLNISQIGGDATFRYGKFGLNSRLLFQKTLTNSDLFPAPDFVGRANLFFQTKAFKNAAEIQTGMKGHFFTKFGSREYSPILNEFTVPGPQGYQIGGIPVIDAYFNLKVKRMFFFIEGQHLNTLIDNNKVFTAPYYPFYDFRLNIGIVWYLIS; encoded by the coding sequence ATGAGATACCTATTTTTCCTGGCGCTGCTCTTTTCCAACCTATACGCTTCACAGGTCGTGAACAAGACAGACAGCAATAGGGTGAAGCCTGCCGACACTCTGGTTATTGATTCGGGTACCAGGGATTCTTTGAAGATTTTTAAACCTACCATACAGGATTATAAATCCTTTACACAGTTTTCAGAAAAACAGGTGATTGACACTGTTCTTTCCGGCGAGAAAACTTATGTCTTCACCCAGTGGAACAACCGTGATAACTTTGGCAGGATTCAGTTCGCAAATATCGGAGCAGGCTTTAATCCCTTGGTTTATGAGTTAAATCCTGAACAAAATCTGACCTTACTTCCCGAAAACAAATCTTTTGGATTTCTGGGAATTAAAGATATACGCTACTATGATGTAAAAACGCCCACAACTACGTTTATTTATCATAATGCGATGCGCAACGGCGCCGCACTCAATTCAACCTATACACAGAATATCGGCAACAATTTTAATTTTGCCCTTGAGTATATGGGACTCCGTTCGCAGGGAATCTATAGTAACTCCCTGGCTGCAAATAATAATACTGTTTTTTCCGGCCATTATATCTCGGACAATTTGAAATACGAGGCCTTCGCACATTTTATACATCAGAATGTGAACAACCAGGAATACGGTGGAATTGCGAATGAGGAACTTTTCAGATCCGATGCCGATGCGTACGACAACAGGGCAAATGTGGAAGTTACTCTGCAGGGGGTGACCTCACAGTTTTCGGCGCGCAGGTATTACTTTAGCCACCAGTTTGCACCATTTGATCCTGTAAAGTATCCATTCAAGATCCGTCATACCATTTACCATCAGGGTAATAAGTACCGCTTCTCGCAGGATGCGCTACAGGATTTTTTCTATGACACACCTTCCGGGCTTGTGCCGGGATTTTCTTTAAGCACTGGAAAATTCTCCAATAACCTAAGCAATACAGTGAGTCTGGTTTTGGATAATGAGCGGTTCAGGATTGATGCAGGAGTCAGGCATCAGCTGATGACGCTCGGAGTTACAGAGCCATTGAACTTGGCCGATTTAAGTGTACCATCAGAAATCCGCGAAAACAGAATAGGAGCGGTCGGAAATCTTGGGGTTGATCTTTGGGACCGAATCGCGCTTAATTCCTTTCTGGAGGTTTCCCGTGGTGAGCAGTTTGGAAATTACCTGCAGTCACGTAATCAGTTTAGGTTTGAACCTGTTGAAGGCTATTTTGTAAATGCTAAAGTGAACTTTCAGTCGGCTGCTCCCAGCTTCAATTATCACCTGAACACATCCCCTTATAAAGCCTATAATTTTTATGCAGGCGATCTGAAAAACCAGAATGTGCTTGAAATTGGGGGGAATGTTAATCTTAAATGGTTCGAAACCCAAGTCTTCGCTAATTATTTCAGAATTGATAATTACACCTATTTCCGGGCTGCGGTCCCACAGCAAAGTGATACTCCACTGAATATATCGCAGATTGGTGGCGATGCGACCTTCAGGTATGGAAAGTTCGGACTTAATTCCAGGTTGCTTTTCCAGAAGACGCTGACCAACAGTGACCTGTTCCCTGCTCCTGATTTTGTAGGAAGGGCCAATCTGTTCTTTCAAACCAAAGCCTTTAAGAATGCTGCCGAAATCCAGACAGGGATGAAGGGGCACTTTTTCACCAAGTTCGGCTCGCGGGAGTATTCACCTATTCTCAATGAATTCACTGTTCCTGGACCTCAAGGATATCAGATTGGCGGAATTCCTGTAATTGATGCCTATTTCAATCTTAAGGTAAAGCGGATGTTCTTTTTTATAGAAGGCCAGCATCTAAATACCTTGATTGATAATAATAAAGTATTTACAGCACCCTATTACCCATTCTATGATTTTCGTCTTAATATTGGAATCGTTTGGTATTTAATAAGTTAA
- a CDS encoding RagB/SusD family nutrient uptake outer membrane protein, producing the protein MKKIRLLAYAILTSFSILSCTDAYEIIQDGELTEEVALQTTKDLRAFLNGNVYGALNTQNSIWLSSVFTDETGLAPNNSGWYFAEHRYIINPDNGYVAGIWGDNYLLINRVNRLLRAAEKITPAASEAANYNSILAEARAMRALAYLQLQSYFTTDMADNNALGVILLTDVPELTAQMPRVANSQIYALMEEDLNFADANLDTVNPLSYKFVTKGMIHATMARMYAYREMYTQAQQHAQWVVSNGPALTPAATYPQIWTDAIQGEVIFARSHPSTEGAGGIARFWTTNTTDITGSPLLKMGMNLYNLLTPSPNWGDVRKTVFVDATSEGNTIVINKYPGKANTPLRNDVKIFRTSEMYFILAEAAVAQGDLVTAANLVRSVRLARKVANNTTAVPSITYANAGEAWRDILKERRIELSFEGHRYVDLRRLGEVAGVSIDRSPLDDGGKFLGAPLTLPISDYRWTLPIPSAEKLGNPSIVQNPGYN; encoded by the coding sequence ATGAAAAAAATCAGATTATTAGCATATGCTATTTTGACTTCCTTTTCCATACTGTCTTGTACTGATGCTTATGAAATCATACAGGATGGGGAACTGACAGAAGAAGTGGCTCTACAGACGACAAAGGATCTTCGGGCGTTTCTAAATGGAAATGTTTACGGAGCCTTAAATACGCAGAATTCAATCTGGCTATCGTCAGTATTTACTGACGAAACTGGATTAGCACCAAATAATTCCGGATGGTATTTTGCAGAGCACAGATATATTATCAACCCTGATAACGGTTATGTGGCTGGTATCTGGGGAGATAATTACCTACTTATTAACAGAGTTAACAGACTGCTTAGAGCGGCAGAAAAAATTACTCCTGCGGCGTCAGAAGCAGCGAACTATAATTCAATACTTGCCGAAGCTCGTGCTATGAGGGCTCTGGCTTATTTACAGCTTCAGTCATATTTCACAACTGATATGGCCGATAATAATGCTTTAGGTGTGATTCTGTTAACAGATGTTCCAGAACTTACGGCACAAATGCCCAGAGTTGCGAATTCACAGATTTATGCTTTGATGGAAGAGGATCTTAACTTTGCTGATGCAAATCTGGATACTGTAAATCCACTCTCATATAAGTTTGTAACCAAAGGTATGATTCATGCAACTATGGCGCGGATGTATGCTTACAGAGAAATGTATACTCAGGCTCAACAGCATGCCCAGTGGGTCGTATCTAATGGACCGGCTTTAACACCTGCTGCAACATATCCACAGATTTGGACCGATGCAATTCAGGGAGAAGTAATCTTTGCAAGAAGCCACCCGTCCACAGAAGGAGCTGGAGGTATTGCAAGATTTTGGACTACTAACACAACAGACATTACAGGTTCGCCCTTGTTAAAGATGGGTATGAATTTGTACAACCTTTTAACTCCCTCACCAAACTGGGGTGATGTTAGAAAAACGGTGTTCGTTGATGCTACTTCTGAAGGTAATACGATAGTTATTAATAAGTATCCAGGAAAAGCAAATACGCCGTTACGTAACGATGTGAAAATTTTCCGAACTTCAGAAATGTATTTCATTTTGGCCGAGGCAGCTGTAGCTCAGGGAGACTTGGTTACTGCCGCTAATCTGGTTCGTTCTGTGAGACTAGCCAGAAAAGTAGCTAACAATACAACCGCTGTTCCATCCATCACCTACGCAAATGCTGGTGAAGCTTGGAGAGACATACTAAAAGAAAGACGTATTGAACTGAGCTTCGAAGGTCACAGATATGTAGACCTTAGAAGATTGGGCGAAGTTGCGGGTGTAAGTATTGACAGAAGTCCACTTGATGACGGTGGTAAATTCCTTGGAGCACCTCTTACACTTCCAATTTCGGATTACAGATGGACATTGCCTATCCCTTCTGCTGAGAAATTGGGTAATCCTTCTATCGTTCAGAACCCGGGTTATAACTAA
- a CDS encoding SusC/RagA family TonB-linked outer membrane protein, giving the protein MNVKLRVLSAGVLFFIGHTVSAQQQEVDTTQTAEIEEVVVLGYNRTATKPKDVTASTTVSQEKFENRPTTSFLNSLQGESPGLTINAASGQPGSGKIDVIIRGIGSLSAGSEPLYVIDGIISNATQFRNLNDNDIESASVLRDAAATSIYGNRAANGVIVIKTKSGRYNAPMKFSYNASTGMSLLPENKYDLNDAKQALKLEQMAGQGMGADMTDAEIAAYNGVDTNWRKVFFNPGFTQRHDLAMTVGGENMNLYSSLGYMEQTGIVPATSDFKRFTFRNNFNGRSENERFLYGAQVALSYSRRHQLDEETNTAIRNNSVQNPLHGANAGLPYLMSGQYANGIDLYNAIGTDFSGGKNIFALEDVVKGSMPNRRSEIGILTNVNMSYKLTDALTLGNKTGIDWKNSETIFARAPWNYLALAVSMGQGTTALPADQILPGFEDMAKANEFNINNVTSLQYSKVFGEKHTVNAGAYLDYLKVHYNTTSQRRTGLDSRTWVFGNGTGYAAPLYFDNGTGAPITYYVPSASAGKITAGGLAYFATLDYDYDDKYGFSGLVRRDASYRFIDENKWATFWSVAGRWNIDRESFMEGSAFDMLKLRVSYGVQGNQNIIAVASGNNPMLAATNLVREVYVTGNGYNNTPGALGFGGLKNPDTQWEKIYQFNVGLDFVTLNRKLEGNIDVYDKTTKDLYNGINLSAVTGQYGIDGNNGELRNRGVEGLLKYTPIRNQDSKLTFYVNGGYNENRIMNIAVEETSGAIRNVVGGPAFQWHYAPYLGVNPSNGNALFLDANGNPTEILVADVDDRATGKNMFPLWSGGFGFNSEYKGLYLDTHFSFQQGAWKYDNAMAWLYDPTSIGEWNQASDMLDAWSPTNTGGSQPSLNATNLTFADYSDRFLKDASFIRLKNIALGYNLPKRVIEGTFVKSMKVFVQAENLYTWTKWPGYDPEPNFSYSLSVYPNMKTVSLGTNIEF; this is encoded by the coding sequence ATGAATGTTAAATTACGAGTATTAAGTGCAGGTGTTCTGTTTTTTATAGGGCACACTGTTTCAGCTCAGCAGCAGGAAGTGGATACCACGCAAACTGCTGAAATCGAGGAGGTAGTTGTACTAGGGTATAATAGAACTGCCACTAAACCAAAGGATGTTACAGCATCCACTACTGTGTCACAAGAAAAGTTTGAAAACCGTCCTACGACATCTTTCTTGAATTCATTACAGGGAGAATCTCCCGGTCTGACTATTAATGCTGCATCTGGGCAACCTGGGTCAGGAAAAATTGATGTGATCATCCGGGGTATTGGTTCTTTAAGTGCAGGTTCTGAACCTTTATATGTTATTGATGGAATTATTTCAAATGCTACGCAGTTCAGAAACCTGAACGATAACGACATTGAAAGTGCTTCTGTACTTAGAGATGCCGCGGCAACATCGATTTATGGTAACCGTGCGGCTAATGGTGTAATTGTTATCAAGACAAAGTCTGGTCGGTACAATGCTCCAATGAAGTTCTCATATAATGCTTCTACCGGGATGAGTTTGCTTCCGGAAAACAAATATGACCTTAATGATGCGAAGCAGGCGCTGAAACTGGAGCAGATGGCGGGCCAGGGTATGGGTGCTGATATGACAGATGCTGAAATAGCTGCATATAACGGTGTTGATACCAACTGGAGAAAAGTGTTCTTCAATCCTGGATTTACTCAGAGACATGACTTGGCGATGACGGTGGGTGGTGAGAATATGAATCTTTACTCTTCTCTTGGGTATATGGAGCAGACGGGTATTGTACCTGCAACTTCAGATTTCAAAAGATTTACATTCAGAAATAATTTCAACGGTAGATCTGAGAACGAACGTTTTCTTTATGGAGCACAAGTTGCTCTTTCATATTCCAGAAGACATCAGCTGGATGAGGAAACCAACACTGCAATCAGAAATAACTCCGTTCAGAACCCTTTACATGGTGCTAACGCTGGATTGCCTTACTTAATGTCCGGACAGTATGCAAACGGTATCGACTTATATAACGCAATTGGAACCGACTTTAGCGGTGGTAAGAATATCTTTGCGCTGGAAGACGTTGTTAAAGGTTCAATGCCTAACCGAAGAAGTGAGATAGGGATTCTTACAAATGTTAACATGAGTTATAAGTTAACAGACGCGTTGACTTTAGGAAACAAAACAGGTATCGACTGGAAAAACTCTGAAACCATATTTGCAAGAGCTCCATGGAACTATTTAGCTTTGGCAGTATCAATGGGTCAGGGGACAACTGCTTTACCTGCAGATCAGATACTTCCTGGTTTCGAAGATATGGCAAAAGCCAATGAGTTCAATATCAACAATGTAACAAGTCTGCAATATTCAAAAGTATTTGGAGAAAAACACACAGTTAACGCTGGTGCCTATCTGGATTATTTGAAGGTTCATTACAATACTACGAGCCAAAGAAGAACAGGTCTTGATTCCAGAACCTGGGTTTTTGGTAATGGTACTGGGTATGCGGCGCCACTGTATTTCGATAATGGAACAGGTGCACCAATTACTTATTATGTGCCAAGTGCTTCAGCAGGAAAAATTACAGCTGGTGGCCTAGCATATTTTGCTACTCTTGATTACGATTACGATGATAAATATGGTTTCAGTGGTTTGGTAAGAAGGGATGCTTCTTACCGTTTCATCGACGAAAACAAATGGGCAACTTTCTGGTCTGTTGCCGGTAGATGGAACATCGATAGAGAAAGTTTTATGGAAGGTTCTGCTTTCGATATGCTTAAGTTAAGAGTTTCCTATGGTGTACAGGGTAACCAAAACATCATTGCAGTTGCTTCCGGAAATAACCCGATGCTTGCAGCGACTAACTTGGTTCGTGAGGTATATGTTACTGGTAATGGGTACAACAACACCCCGGGTGCATTAGGCTTTGGTGGTTTGAAAAACCCGGATACGCAATGGGAAAAGATCTACCAATTTAACGTTGGTTTGGATTTTGTAACACTTAACAGAAAACTCGAAGGTAATATCGATGTATACGATAAAACTACAAAGGATCTATATAACGGAATTAACCTATCGGCTGTAACCGGTCAATATGGTATTGATGGTAACAATGGTGAACTTAGAAACCGTGGTGTTGAAGGTTTACTGAAATATACTCCAATCAGAAATCAGGATTCTAAACTTACATTCTATGTAAATGGTGGATACAACGAGAACAGGATTATGAATATCGCTGTAGAGGAGACATCAGGAGCAATTAGAAACGTTGTGGGAGGTCCGGCTTTCCAGTGGCATTATGCGCCGTACCTGGGTGTGAATCCATCTAACGGTAATGCGTTATTCCTTGATGCAAACGGTAATCCAACAGAAATTCTGGTAGCAGATGTTGATGATCGCGCAACTGGTAAAAATATGTTCCCGCTTTGGAGTGGAGGTTTCGGATTTAATTCTGAATACAAAGGTTTGTATCTTGATACTCACTTCTCATTCCAACAGGGCGCATGGAAGTATGATAACGCAATGGCTTGGTTATATGATCCAACTTCCATCGGCGAATGGAACCAGGCTTCAGATATGTTGGATGCTTGGTCTCCTACAAATACAGGCGGATCGCAGCCATCTTTGAATGCCACTAACTTGACATTTGCGGATTATTCGGACAGATTCTTGAAAGATGCATCTTTCATCAGGCTTAAGAATATTGCACTTGGTTATAATCTTCCAAAACGTGTAATTGAAGGTACATTCGTGAAAAGTATGAAGGTTTTTGTACAGGCGGAAAACCTTTACACATGGACCAAATGGCCAGGATATGACCCAGAACCAAACTTCTCATATTCACTGTCTGTATATCCGAATATGAAAACAGTTAGTTTAGGTACTAATATTGAATTTTAA
- the bshC gene encoding bacillithiol biosynthesis cysteine-adding enzyme BshC has protein sequence MKLFKKIPFVEIKEIPDMIKDFLNSDISYAEGHLFSPANIKAKIAAKSADFTSAHRKVLYEVMREQNAGLQDEVQRQHLDLLRESTTFTVTTGHQLNLYTGPVFFIYKILQTIKTATYLKSQFSEYDFVPVFWMATEDHDLEEISFFNTENQRYDLSATSGGAVGRIVLDDVSFIDGFAQEFKDTVFGTELILMMKEAYTPGNTLAEATRKLVNRLFAEYGLLIIDGDDARLKRLMIPAFREELINSEILKNTTSRVEFLTARYGKVQVNPREVNLFYLTESRNRIDKLGGEFVLADSDRTFTQDEIISELKSHPERFSPNALMRPVYQESVLPNIAYIGGNAEIMYWLELTGYFQDKNIPFPVLIPRNSFLNISSKTLSKLSRHSLEIDDFFGDYSEVINSKILQDNAILKLLNEKEEEVAAAFKSIREMAARTEKSFGNLVAAEETRQLKSYKRMCRRLLRAEKVKQYERVTALQNLFLKVHPGGKWQERVYNFSVYYAFEGNSWLKSCLEEMDVHTSSLVVMVD, from the coding sequence TTGAAATTATTTAAGAAAATACCTTTTGTGGAAATTAAGGAAATCCCTGATATGATCAAGGATTTTCTAAACTCGGATATTTCTTACGCTGAGGGCCACCTCTTTTCGCCTGCCAATATTAAAGCTAAGATTGCAGCGAAAAGTGCTGATTTCACCTCCGCACACCGGAAAGTGCTCTATGAAGTAATGCGGGAGCAGAATGCTGGATTGCAGGATGAAGTACAGCGTCAGCATCTGGATCTGCTTCGGGAAAGCACTACATTTACTGTGACCACGGGTCATCAGCTGAACCTGTATACAGGTCCCGTATTTTTCATCTACAAAATTCTTCAAACCATAAAAACTGCCACCTATCTCAAATCACAGTTTTCGGAATACGATTTCGTACCTGTGTTCTGGATGGCTACAGAGGACCACGATTTGGAGGAAATCAGTTTTTTCAATACCGAAAACCAGCGTTATGACCTGTCTGCCACTTCAGGTGGCGCAGTGGGCCGTATTGTTCTGGACGATGTGTCGTTTATTGACGGTTTCGCACAGGAATTCAAGGATACGGTATTTGGTACCGAATTGATTTTGATGATGAAGGAGGCCTATACTCCCGGCAATACGTTGGCTGAAGCAACGCGCAAGCTGGTGAACCGGCTTTTTGCGGAGTATGGCCTTCTGATTATTGACGGCGATGATGCACGTCTAAAACGGCTCATGATTCCGGCTTTCCGCGAAGAACTGATTAATTCTGAAATATTGAAAAACACAACATCCAGGGTAGAGTTTCTGACCGCGCGGTATGGTAAAGTGCAGGTCAATCCGCGGGAGGTCAATCTTTTTTACCTCACTGAAAGCAGGAATCGGATTGATAAGTTAGGTGGAGAATTTGTGCTGGCCGACAGTGACCGGACATTTACCCAGGATGAGATCATCAGCGAACTTAAAAGTCACCCCGAAAGATTCAGTCCAAATGCGTTGATGAGACCTGTGTACCAGGAATCGGTTCTACCAAATATAGCCTATATCGGTGGAAATGCCGAGATCATGTACTGGCTGGAACTGACAGGCTATTTTCAGGACAAAAACATTCCCTTTCCGGTTCTGATTCCGCGAAACTCCTTTTTAAATATCAGCAGTAAAACACTTAGCAAATTGTCCAGGCATTCGCTTGAGATCGATGATTTCTTCGGAGATTATAGTGAGGTAATCAATTCCAAAATCCTGCAGGACAACGCAATCCTGAAATTGCTGAATGAAAAGGAAGAGGAAGTGGCCGCGGCTTTCAAATCCATCCGCGAAATGGCTGCCAGAACCGAAAAGAGTTTTGGGAACCTGGTTGCTGCAGAAGAAACCCGACAGCTTAAATCCTATAAAAGAATGTGCCGGCGGCTGCTTCGTGCCGAGAAGGTAAAACAGTATGAGCGCGTAACCGCACTTCAGAATCTTTTTTTAAAGGTGCATCCGGGTGGGAAGTGGCAGGAACGGGTGTATAATTTCAGTGTATATTACGCTTTTGAAGGTAATTCTTGGCTTAAATCTTGTTTGGAGGAAATGGATGTACATACGTCCAGTTTGGTAGTGATGGTAGATTAA